In a genomic window of Pseudodesulfovibrio sp. S3:
- a CDS encoding methylenetetrahydrofolate reductase, with amino-acid sequence MKIIDALQHSERFLSLEFFPPKEQAQWPGFLDQVNRLAGLDPLFVSVTYGAGGKLQDNTLEIAAAVNKRFGLTTMAHLTCVGAERDAIALYMDRLLKAGIENVLALRGDMPGGNPEAIWKDFSHASDLVEFVKKGWPEMGISIACYPDAHPEASSIEDDLKWTCHKLDAGADFAITQLFFDVRRYHDLVLRLRKRGTTQPIVPGVLPVLSLQSLNRILALCGANIPLRLYLELQEAHDRGGDTAVRQKGIEIARRQIRELLALGAPGIHLYSLNNADICLDILTDLPELDG; translated from the coding sequence ATGAAGATCATAGACGCACTCCAACACTCCGAACGATTCCTCTCCCTTGAATTCTTTCCGCCCAAGGAGCAGGCCCAGTGGCCCGGCTTCCTTGATCAGGTCAACCGATTGGCCGGCCTTGATCCGTTGTTCGTTTCCGTAACATACGGTGCCGGGGGCAAATTGCAGGACAACACCCTTGAGATCGCCGCCGCCGTTAACAAACGGTTCGGCCTGACGACCATGGCGCACCTTACCTGCGTCGGCGCCGAACGGGACGCCATAGCCCTGTATATGGACAGGCTGCTGAAGGCGGGCATAGAAAACGTGCTGGCCCTTCGCGGCGACATGCCCGGCGGTAATCCAGAAGCCATCTGGAAGGATTTTTCCCACGCCTCGGACCTGGTGGAATTCGTAAAAAAGGGCTGGCCGGAAATGGGCATCAGCATTGCCTGCTACCCGGACGCGCATCCTGAAGCATCCTCCATCGAAGACGATCTCAAATGGACATGCCACAAGCTTGATGCGGGGGCGGATTTCGCCATAACGCAATTGTTTTTCGATGTACGCCGGTATCACGACCTTGTTCTGCGCCTGCGCAAACGAGGCACGACCCAGCCCATCGTGCCGGGCGTGCTCCCGGTGTTGAGCCTGCAGTCCCTGAACCGGATACTGGCCCTGTGCGGCGCGAACATCCCGTTGAGGCTGTATCTCGAATTGCAGGAGGCCCATGACCGGGGCGGCGACACGGCCGTGAGGCAGAAAGGGATCGAAATAGCCAGACGGCAAATCAGGGAACTGCTCGCCCTGGGAGCACCGGGCATCCACCTTTATTCCCTCAACAATGCGGACATCTGCCTCGACATCCTCACGGACCTGCCGGAGCTGGACGGATAA
- a CDS encoding ribonucleoside triphosphate reductase — protein sequence MPIQIQKRDGCIETWSTKRIGDAIFKALKGSGIKDPILAERLAGKVEKKLDGVDVPEQEQVQDMVQQVLMEARLYKVAERYIIYREKRRELRSQNEAFLDITTVIESYLDNIDWRVSENSNMVHSYQGLILHMAGSVQARYMLEKYPEEVRMAHTHGYFHLHDLSFGLAGYCSGWSLRDLLLEGFNLRDRCSSTPAKHFDAACGQIVNFLGTLQNEWAGAQAFNNVDTYLAPFIRHDNLDYNGVKQQVQKLLHNLNATSRWGGQSPFTNFTFDFVPPSHIAKEAIIIGGKLQDSTYGEYAEEMAMINRAFLEVMIEGDADGRIFSFPIPTYNVTKDFPWESEEGKLLLKMTAKYGAPYFQNFINSDLNPEDVRSMCCRLQMDLREIRKKTGGLFGAGDLTGSIGVVTLNLSKLAYLANNEEDFFDLVSEYAQLASESLEFKRKIVEKNLDAGMFPFSRRYLKNGFKGHFSTIGLIGGHEACMNLLGKGIDTPSGSRLMQQTLNLLRRLVVKFQEETGNLYNLEATPGEGTCYRLAKIDKELYSDIYTSGGETPYYTNSTLLPVGASSDAFFALEHQNDLQTLYNGGTVFHTFLGEAAPDEESVKNFLLKAMSKTKIPYISVTPTFSVCEDHGYIYGEHFDCPTCGKEAEVYTRVVGYYRPVGRWNKGKQEEYKDRVEYTQETFCATA from the coding sequence ATGCCTATTCAGATTCAAAAACGCGATGGATGCATCGAAACGTGGTCGACCAAACGTATTGGCGACGCAATCTTCAAAGCCCTCAAGGGCAGCGGCATCAAAGACCCGATACTGGCCGAACGGCTGGCCGGAAAAGTGGAGAAAAAGCTCGATGGCGTGGATGTGCCGGAGCAGGAACAGGTGCAGGACATGGTGCAACAGGTCCTCATGGAAGCACGCCTGTACAAGGTCGCCGAGCGCTATATCATATACCGCGAAAAACGCAGGGAACTGCGCTCCCAGAATGAGGCCTTCCTGGACATCACCACCGTCATAGAAAGCTACCTCGACAACATCGACTGGCGGGTCAGCGAAAACTCCAACATGGTCCATTCCTACCAGGGCCTGATCCTGCACATGGCCGGATCGGTCCAGGCGCGATACATGCTGGAAAAATATCCCGAGGAAGTGCGCATGGCTCACACCCATGGATACTTTCATCTCCACGACCTCTCCTTCGGCCTGGCCGGGTATTGTTCGGGATGGAGCCTGCGCGATCTGCTGCTGGAAGGATTCAATCTGCGCGACAGATGCTCCTCCACACCGGCAAAGCACTTTGACGCGGCCTGCGGCCAGATCGTCAACTTCCTCGGCACACTCCAGAACGAATGGGCCGGAGCACAGGCGTTCAACAACGTCGACACCTACCTGGCCCCGTTCATCCGGCACGACAACCTTGACTACAACGGGGTCAAACAGCAGGTCCAGAAACTGCTGCACAACCTGAACGCCACCTCGCGATGGGGCGGACAGAGCCCGTTCACCAACTTCACCTTCGACTTCGTGCCGCCATCGCACATCGCCAAGGAAGCCATCATCATCGGCGGCAAGCTGCAGGACTCCACCTATGGCGAATATGCCGAAGAAATGGCCATGATCAACAGGGCCTTCCTTGAAGTCATGATCGAGGGCGATGCCGACGGACGCATCTTCTCCTTCCCCATCCCCACGTACAACGTGACCAAGGATTTCCCGTGGGAATCCGAGGAAGGAAAACTGCTCCTCAAGATGACCGCCAAATACGGCGCGCCCTACTTCCAGAACTTCATCAACTCGGACCTCAACCCCGAAGACGTCCGCTCCATGTGCTGCCGGTTGCAGATGGATCTGCGGGAAATCCGCAAGAAAACCGGCGGCCTGTTCGGAGCGGGCGATCTGACCGGCTCCATCGGCGTGGTCACGCTGAACCTGTCCAAGCTGGCCTACCTCGCCAACAACGAGGAAGACTTCTTCGATCTGGTCTCCGAATATGCCCAACTGGCAAGCGAATCCCTGGAATTCAAGCGCAAAATCGTCGAAAAGAATCTGGACGCAGGCATGTTCCCGTTCTCCCGACGCTATCTGAAAAACGGCTTCAAAGGCCATTTCTCGACCATCGGCCTCATCGGCGGCCACGAAGCGTGCATGAACCTGCTGGGCAAGGGCATCGACACCCCGTCCGGTTCACGCCTGATGCAACAGACCCTCAACCTCCTGCGCCGACTGGTCGTGAAGTTTCAGGAAGAGACCGGCAATCTCTACAACCTTGAGGCAACGCCGGGCGAAGGCACCTGCTACCGCCTGGCAAAAATCGACAAAGAGCTCTACTCCGACATCTACACTTCGGGCGGAGAAACCCCGTACTACACCAACTCCACCCTGCTGCCCGTGGGCGCCAGTTCCGACGCCTTCTTTGCCCTGGAGCATCAAAACGATCTCCAGACGCTCTACAATGGCGGAACGGTCTTCCACACCTTCCTGGGCGAGGCCGCACCGGATGAGGAAAGCGTGAAGAACTTCCTGCTCAAGGCCATGAGCAAGACCAAGATCCCGTACATCTCCGTCACGCCGACGTTCTCGGTCTGCGAAGATCACGGCTATATATATGGAGAGCACTTCGACTGCCCGACCTGCGGCAAAGAGGCCGAGGTGTACACCAGGGTCGTGGGCTACTATCGTCCTGTGGGCCGCTGGAACAAGGGCAAACAGGAAGAATACAAGGACCGTGTCGAATATACCCAGGAAACATTCTGCGCCACTGCATAA
- a CDS encoding MFS transporter, with the protein MKDTQNSANQERRALAGILANGFFSSLGIGLFAFTVPLVSLDARISGAWLGSAFAGYYLAKLLAAPLSGLASDRFGARPLLLCATLTGALAPLLYLASQSLETLYAIQFILGLISGLLKPVGMAVLGSNTSRAPLAKYFALHALVFNIAVFTGPLLGGLLYLDRTIAPVLTAVSLCMGAAALLTAVLLPAKLKTKTAPQPRHISDGKTHTGALMLAIFGRTIGIGFLAAFYPILLSTALGRGITVAVLFAVPALAACLVLAAMNRYYGTGNEEALTVYGMLISACAMFFLGESGTIWAFLGLGCAMGVGTAISVPASMAMAARLSQNQGLIFGTAQFAAGAGFLLGPLVGGFLIPATHAIGPPLQLAAAIGALSCVPLAGVMLKTRLHFGRGTAWALALILAVILALPAGVRLHGQWPNDHAAPGTYRYTDVAMGTIVNLTLVADSRTQADRAAAKAVDAMRALQQDFDFRSPGASIERINRSAGLGWVKPSRRTFDLLKRTLIISEQSQGVFDPTVGAFTTSRLYFALDTDLARSKKALVDYRQVRLDEAQHRVRLDRQGMALDLGGIAKGTVIDEAVRLLKDLGIDAGIVEAGGDFYCFGKQDWTVGIRHPRSKTLYGTMTIRERGVCGSGDYQQFVTVEKDGSAERHHHIIDPATMLSADESIGATVIADSAERADALATTIFIMGPQAGRTFMDTFYADDAAIWFAPDQSVTMTSNFPLQ; encoded by the coding sequence ATGAAGGACACCCAAAATTCAGCCAACCAGGAACGCCGGGCGCTCGCAGGCATTCTGGCCAATGGATTCTTCTCCTCTCTGGGCATTGGTCTCTTTGCCTTTACCGTACCGCTCGTCAGCCTTGACGCCAGGATCAGCGGCGCATGGCTCGGCAGCGCCTTTGCCGGATACTATCTCGCAAAACTCCTTGCCGCCCCCTTGAGCGGCCTGGCATCGGACCGATTCGGAGCCAGACCCCTGCTCCTGTGCGCCACCCTGACCGGTGCGCTGGCTCCGCTGCTGTACCTGGCCTCCCAAAGCCTGGAAACCCTCTATGCCATCCAGTTCATTCTGGGGCTGATCTCCGGCCTGCTCAAACCCGTGGGCATGGCCGTCCTCGGCAGCAACACCTCCCGCGCCCCTCTGGCAAAATATTTCGCCCTCCACGCGCTGGTCTTCAACATCGCGGTCTTCACAGGCCCGCTCCTGGGCGGCCTGCTGTACCTCGACAGGACGATCGCCCCGGTCCTGACAGCCGTTTCCCTGTGCATGGGGGCCGCCGCACTGCTGACCGCCGTTCTGCTGCCTGCAAAGCTGAAGACGAAAACCGCCCCGCAGCCGAGACACATTTCCGACGGCAAGACCCACACCGGGGCATTGATGCTGGCCATCTTCGGCCGGACCATCGGCATCGGGTTCCTGGCCGCCTTTTACCCCATCCTGTTGAGCACGGCCCTGGGCCGGGGCATCACCGTGGCCGTCCTGTTCGCTGTTCCCGCCCTGGCCGCCTGCCTGGTCCTTGCGGCCATGAACCGGTACTACGGGACCGGAAACGAAGAGGCCCTGACCGTTTACGGCATGCTCATCAGCGCGTGCGCAATGTTCTTTCTGGGCGAATCCGGCACCATCTGGGCATTCCTTGGCCTGGGTTGCGCCATGGGCGTGGGCACGGCCATCTCGGTACCCGCTTCCATGGCCATGGCGGCTCGCCTGTCGCAAAACCAGGGCCTCATCTTCGGCACCGCACAGTTCGCAGCCGGTGCGGGATTCCTGCTCGGGCCGCTGGTGGGCGGTTTCCTGATCCCGGCAACCCACGCCATCGGCCCGCCCTTGCAGCTTGCCGCGGCCATCGGCGCGCTGTCCTGCGTTCCCCTGGCCGGGGTCATGCTCAAAACCCGACTCCATTTCGGCAGGGGCACGGCCTGGGCACTGGCCCTGATCCTGGCCGTTATCCTGGCCCTTCCGGCAGGGGTCCGGCTGCACGGGCAGTGGCCGAACGACCACGCCGCCCCAGGCACCTACCGATACACGGACGTGGCCATGGGCACCATCGTCAACCTGACATTGGTGGCGGACAGCCGTACCCAAGCCGACCGCGCAGCCGCCAAGGCCGTCGACGCCATGCGCGCACTCCAGCAGGACTTCGACTTCCGCAGCCCCGGCGCCTCCATAGAACGGATCAACCGCAGTGCGGGGCTGGGATGGGTCAAACCCTCCCGCCGCACCTTCGATCTCCTCAAGCGGACCCTGATCATCAGCGAGCAATCCCAGGGCGTCTTCGACCCCACTGTCGGCGCCTTCACCACATCCCGGCTCTACTTCGCCCTGGACACGGACCTGGCCCGCAGCAAAAAGGCGCTGGTCGACTATCGGCAGGTCCGGTTGGATGAAGCGCAGCACCGCGTGCGCCTGGATCGACAGGGCATGGCCCTGGACCTGGGCGGCATCGCCAAGGGGACTGTCATCGACGAGGCTGTCCGGCTGCTGAAGGATCTGGGCATTGATGCGGGCATCGTGGAGGCGGGCGGAGACTTCTACTGTTTCGGCAAACAGGACTGGACCGTCGGCATCCGTCATCCCCGGAGCAAAACCCTCTACGGAACCATGACCATCCGCGAACGGGGCGTATGCGGCTCCGGCGACTATCAGCAGTTCGTCACGGTGGAAAAAGACGGCAGCGCCGAACGGCACCATCACATCATTGATCCGGCGACCATGCTCTCTGCCGACGAATCCATCGGAGCCACGGTCATTGCCGACAGTGCCGAACGGGCCGACGCCCTGGCTACGACCATATTCATCATGGGACCGCAAGCCGGACGTACCTTCATGGACACCTTCTATGCCGACGATGCAGCCATCTGGTTCGCTCCGGACCAGTCCGTGACCATGACCTCCAACTTTCCCCTGCAATGA
- a CDS encoding RNA-binding protein has protein sequence MSKNLYVGNLSWTSTEDEIRAAFSAYGEVTSVKLIEDRETGRPRGFGFVEMDDAGAREAIANLDGKDFGGRNIKVNEAKAREERPRW, from the coding sequence ATGTCTAAGAATCTTTATGTCGGCAACCTGTCCTGGACTTCTACTGAAGACGAAATTCGTGCAGCCTTTTCAGCTTATGGCGAAGTCACTTCCGTCAAGCTGATCGAGGATCGCGAAACAGGTCGCCCCCGTGGTTTCGGTTTCGTCGAAATGGACGACGCCGGTGCGCGTGAAGCTATCGCCAATCTGGACGGTAAGGACTTCGGTGGCCGTAATATCAAGGTCAACGAAGCCAAGGCTCGTGAAGAGCGTCCCCGCTGGTAG
- a CDS encoding ATP-binding protein — MSFLNSINIRTGPFVLSMVLMLAIPLGVATLVQYNYILELERVSTERLNLYESTLKSELKKFEYLPYLISETSTVSKILSEGGDPHIVSIFLEKANSIAGSSVLYVLNTDGTVIAASNWRLKKNFLGLQLQFRPYFQDAMAGRQGKFYGVGVNVGNPGFYLSHPVRSNGKIVGVAVAKIALSPLENIWQEGGETLFVADLHGVIVLASRPDWKYRTLAPLSKETIETINEMAQYPEFKLKPLSSKTTNRMASAQEVKIGKENFLKNSRSIPVMDWTITYLMPLGPLWERTLGISMTTFILIGLALLTRLFFRERQQRQISRLQAIEASHIRDINKKLAQEIEEHKRTEHELRSAQEELIQAGKLAALGEMAAAITHELNQPIAAVKTYIASCRLMLKRNDLEKLDPTLQKVSELGDRMGTVTGQLKSFARKSSNTKSEFDLRLAIQESLTLMKHQFHVENCELEMHITDEPVYIIGDRFRLEQVLINLFRNALDALQNTKSPTVGISLRKVKERAKIHVWDNGPGISEPGVKKIFDPFVTTKKEGHGVGLGLSISYKIIKDMNGDFRAANREGQGAEFFVHIPLARKKESE, encoded by the coding sequence ATGAGTTTTTTGAACAGCATCAACATACGGACCGGCCCTTTTGTCCTCTCGATGGTGCTGATGCTCGCCATCCCGCTGGGCGTGGCCACGTTGGTCCAGTACAACTATATCCTTGAACTCGAACGCGTCTCCACTGAACGGCTCAACCTCTACGAAAGCACCCTCAAGTCCGAACTGAAAAAATTCGAATATCTTCCCTATCTGATATCGGAAACCAGCACGGTTTCCAAAATACTCAGCGAAGGTGGCGACCCGCACATCGTCAGCATTTTTCTCGAAAAGGCCAACAGCATTGCCGGCTCCTCCGTGCTGTATGTGCTCAACACCGACGGAACCGTCATCGCCGCAAGCAACTGGCGGCTGAAAAAAAATTTCCTGGGCCTTCAGCTTCAGTTCCGCCCCTATTTTCAGGATGCCATGGCAGGCAGGCAGGGAAAATTCTACGGCGTGGGCGTCAATGTCGGAAACCCCGGCTTCTACCTGTCCCATCCCGTGCGAAGCAATGGCAAGATCGTCGGCGTGGCCGTGGCCAAGATAGCCCTCTCGCCCCTGGAAAATATCTGGCAGGAAGGCGGAGAAACCCTGTTTGTCGCGGACCTGCACGGCGTCATCGTTTTGGCCAGCCGCCCGGACTGGAAATACCGAACCCTGGCCCCGCTCTCAAAAGAGACAATAGAAACAATCAATGAAATGGCACAGTACCCCGAGTTCAAACTGAAGCCATTATCTTCCAAGACCACCAATCGCATGGCTTCGGCCCAGGAAGTCAAAATAGGCAAGGAAAACTTCCTCAAGAACTCGCGTTCCATTCCGGTTATGGACTGGACAATAACGTACCTCATGCCCTTGGGGCCGCTTTGGGAACGAACCCTCGGCATATCCATGACCACCTTCATCCTGATCGGTCTTGCCCTGCTGACCCGGCTCTTCTTCCGGGAGCGGCAACAACGGCAAATTTCCCGCCTTCAGGCCATAGAGGCCAGCCATATCCGGGACATCAACAAGAAACTGGCCCAGGAAATCGAGGAACACAAACGCACCGAGCACGAACTCCGGTCCGCGCAGGAAGAATTGATCCAGGCGGGCAAACTCGCGGCCCTGGGCGAAATGGCCGCCGCCATAACCCACGAACTGAACCAGCCCATTGCTGCGGTCAAGACCTATATCGCCAGTTGCCGACTCATGCTCAAGCGCAACGACCTCGAAAAGCTGGACCCCACCCTGCAAAAGGTCTCGGAACTCGGCGACCGCATGGGCACCGTCACGGGCCAGCTCAAGTCCTTTGCACGAAAGTCCTCGAACACGAAAAGCGAATTCGACCTCAGGCTCGCAATCCAGGAATCCCTGACCCTCATGAAACACCAGTTTCACGTGGAAAACTGCGAACTTGAGATGCACATCACCGATGAGCCCGTCTACATCATCGGTGACCGCTTCCGGCTGGAGCAGGTTCTCATAAATCTATTCCGCAACGCCCTGGATGCATTACAGAACACTAAATCCCCGACCGTCGGCATCAGTTTGAGAAAGGTCAAGGAGCGGGCCAAAATCCACGTTTGGGACAATGGCCCCGGCATTTCGGAACCCGGGGTCAAAAAGATATTCGACCCCTTTGTCACGACCAAGAAGGAAGGGCACGGTGTGGGACTCGGCCTTTCCATATCGTACAAGATCATCAAGGACATGAACGGTGATTTCCGTGCGGCAAACAGAGAAGGCCAGGGTGCCGAATTCTTTGTCCACATCCCGTTGGCCAGGAAAAAGGAGAGTGAATAA
- the metE gene encoding 5-methyltetrahydropteroyltriglutamate--homocysteine S-methyltransferase, which produces MNAHVLGFPRMGINRELKWALESFWRGETTETALIAIAEDIKKRHWEIQAKAGMDLLPVGDFSLYDHVLDTIAQLGAVPPRFQREGSGVDLQTYFHMARGHAENGIPAMEMTKWFDSNYHYIVPELTPDMRFEKSNSRLLEDALAARELGYSPKPVLVGPVTFLMLAKEVGTCNRWDHLESITNVYCEIIAELDAHCSWIQIDEPILCTDLTEEARQAFRLSYTKLKSAALSARLLLTTYFGELDDNLDLALSLPVNGLHVDLVRGRRQLERILDTLPPHMTLSLGLVDGRNVWKTELETALRKVNAASQKVKTNQIMIGSSCSLLHSPMDASNETELAPELKQWMAFAVQKCDEINALKQAAITNEKPALFNENTMSLLARGAHADVVDKQTRSRVQAVTPRMYERTSPFAVRSVVQKERLKLPLFPTTTIGSFPQTAEIRKARLQYKQGQLSAAEYTKTMKAQISEVVDRQEALGLDVLVHGEPERNDMVEYFGQQLRGFCFTSNGWVQSYGSRCVKPPIIYGDVSRPEAMTVDWAVYAQSLTDRPMKGMLTGPVTILCWSFVRNDLPREDVCRQIGLAIRDEVVDLEAAGINIIQIDEAALREGMPIRKDQQEAYLRWAVDCFRLAAGGVADATQIHSHMCYSEFNVIMRSIAEMDADVISIEASRSGMELLDAFNAYQYPAEIGPGVYDIHSPRIPDTDEIYSLLTKALKVIPAERLWVNPDCGLKTRAWPETTASLGNMVRAAARLRREYA; this is translated from the coding sequence ATGAACGCGCACGTGCTGGGTTTTCCCAGAATGGGAATCAACCGCGAATTGAAATGGGCCTTGGAGAGCTTTTGGCGGGGAGAAACGACAGAAACCGCTCTGATCGCCATCGCCGAAGACATCAAAAAACGGCATTGGGAGATTCAGGCCAAGGCCGGAATGGACCTGCTGCCGGTCGGAGATTTCTCGCTTTACGACCACGTTCTCGACACCATAGCCCAACTCGGGGCCGTACCTCCGCGATTCCAACGGGAAGGCAGCGGAGTTGATCTGCAAACATATTTTCACATGGCACGTGGACATGCCGAAAACGGCATCCCGGCCATGGAAATGACCAAGTGGTTTGATTCCAACTACCACTACATAGTCCCGGAATTGACTCCGGACATGCGTTTCGAAAAATCCAATTCCCGCCTGCTGGAAGACGCCCTGGCAGCCAGAGAACTCGGATACTCCCCGAAACCGGTCCTGGTCGGACCTGTAACATTCCTCATGCTCGCCAAGGAAGTGGGCACATGCAACCGCTGGGATCATCTGGAAAGCATCACCAATGTCTATTGCGAGATCATAGCCGAGCTTGACGCGCACTGCTCCTGGATTCAGATCGACGAACCGATCCTGTGCACGGACCTCACGGAAGAGGCCAGACAGGCCTTCAGGCTCTCCTACACGAAACTCAAGTCCGCAGCCCTCAGCGCCAGACTGCTACTCACCACCTACTTCGGCGAACTGGACGACAACCTCGATCTGGCATTGTCCCTGCCTGTCAACGGCCTGCATGTCGACCTGGTCCGCGGCCGCAGGCAACTGGAACGCATCCTGGACACGCTGCCGCCGCACATGACCCTGTCGCTCGGCCTGGTAGACGGCAGAAACGTCTGGAAAACCGAATTGGAAACAGCCCTCAGAAAAGTGAATGCCGCCTCCCAGAAAGTGAAGACGAACCAAATCATGATCGGTTCCAGTTGCTCGCTGCTCCACTCCCCCATGGACGCCTCGAACGAGACGGAACTGGCCCCGGAACTGAAGCAATGGATGGCCTTCGCCGTACAGAAGTGCGACGAAATCAACGCGCTGAAACAGGCCGCAATCACCAATGAAAAACCGGCCCTGTTCAACGAAAACACCATGTCGTTGCTTGCCAGGGGCGCTCATGCCGATGTCGTGGACAAACAGACGCGCAGCCGGGTCCAGGCCGTCACGCCCCGGATGTACGAGCGCACATCGCCTTTTGCCGTGCGCTCCGTTGTCCAGAAGGAACGCCTGAAACTCCCCCTTTTCCCGACCACGACCATCGGTTCGTTCCCACAGACAGCCGAGATACGAAAAGCGCGGCTGCAATACAAACAGGGGCAACTGTCGGCAGCGGAATACACCAAAACAATGAAAGCACAAATATCCGAAGTCGTTGACCGCCAGGAAGCGTTGGGACTTGATGTCCTGGTACACGGCGAACCGGAACGGAACGACATGGTCGAATACTTCGGCCAGCAGCTCAGAGGGTTCTGCTTCACGTCAAACGGCTGGGTCCAGAGCTACGGCAGCCGTTGCGTCAAGCCGCCCATCATCTACGGCGACGTCTCCCGCCCGGAAGCCATGACAGTGGACTGGGCCGTGTATGCCCAAAGCCTGACGGACAGGCCCATGAAAGGCATGTTGACCGGCCCCGTGACCATACTGTGCTGGAGTTTCGTCCGCAACGACCTCCCGCGCGAAGATGTCTGCCGCCAGATCGGATTGGCCATTCGGGACGAAGTCGTGGACCTCGAAGCCGCCGGGATCAACATCATCCAGATCGATGAAGCCGCCTTGCGCGAAGGGATGCCCATCCGCAAGGACCAGCAGGAAGCCTACCTGCGCTGGGCAGTGGACTGCTTCCGGCTCGCGGCGGGCGGAGTCGCGGACGCCACCCAGATTCACTCCCACATGTGCTACAGCGAATTCAACGTCATCATGCGGTCCATTGCCGAAATGGACGCCGATGTGATCAGCATCGAGGCAAGCCGCAGCGGCATGGAACTGCTCGACGCATTCAATGCATATCAATACCCGGCAGAGATCGGCCCCGGCGTCTATGACATCCACAGCCCCCGCATCCCCGACACGGACGAAATATACTCGCTCCTCACAAAAGCGCTGAAGGTCATCCCCGCAGAACGGCTCTGGGTCAATCCGGATTGCGGTCTCAAGACCCGGGCCTGGCCGGAAACCACCGCCTCGCTCGGCAACATGGTCCGGGCCGCTGCCAGACTGCGCCGGGAATACGCCTGA
- a CDS encoding L,D-transpeptidase family protein: protein MQKSRQLIVVTAPNWESRSGTLRRYARTSDGTWLQTGEPVAVILGKGGQGWGLGLHPPDAILPGEPRKFEGDGKAPAGIFTLPYAFAYDPEQIAGTAMPVLDVESDLFCVDDPGSAHYNTTQRLPTGSTAPWNSAETMQRKDNVYNLGVFVGHNSDHPEPGRGSCIFLHIQNPQGSPTAGCTAMSERSLQELIHWLTPAAFPILVQLPEPAYVRLRKAWGLP from the coding sequence ATGCAAAAAAGCCGTCAGCTGATTGTTGTGACCGCCCCGAACTGGGAAAGCCGAAGCGGCACCTTGCGGCGATATGCGCGGACGTCTGACGGCACCTGGCTGCAAACCGGCGAACCGGTTGCCGTCATCCTGGGCAAAGGCGGTCAGGGCTGGGGTCTGGGGCTTCATCCCCCGGATGCAATCCTCCCCGGTGAACCCAGGAAATTCGAAGGGGACGGAAAGGCTCCTGCCGGCATCTTCACCCTGCCCTATGCCTTTGCCTACGACCCTGAGCAGATCGCAGGAACGGCCATGCCCGTACTGGATGTGGAATCGGATTTGTTCTGTGTGGATGATCCCGGATCAGCTCACTACAACACCACGCAACGATTGCCGACCGGTTCAACGGCCCCGTGGAACAGTGCCGAGACCATGCAGCGCAAAGACAATGTCTACAACCTCGGTGTTTTTGTCGGGCACAATTCCGACCACCCGGAGCCGGGCCGCGGTTCCTGTATATTTTTGCATATCCAAAACCCCCAAGGTTCGCCAACAGCCGGGTGCACCGCCATGAGCGAGCGTTCTCTGCAGGAACTCATCCACTGGCTGACCCCGGCAGCGTTCCCCATACTGGTGCAACTGCCTGAGCCTGCCTATGTCCGACTCCGAAAGGCATGGGGATTGCCCTGA